In the Victivallis sp. Marseille-Q1083 genome, one interval contains:
- a CDS encoding HAD-IIA family hydrolase codes for MQDFFDKQAFILDMDGVVYHGNLLLPGAVEFVDWLKKHDKKFLFLTNASERTPRELQEKMARLGIQLEEKQFYTSALATAEFLSRQQPQCTAFVIGEAGLFNALYERGISMNDTNPDYVVVGETRSYGYERLEKATFLVQDGAKLIGTCPDVSGPSEAGTIPGTGALISPIELVTGKKAYFVGKPNPLMMRRAGKRLDVPSCETLIIGDRMDTDIIAGVESEIDTVLVLSGVTSERDLQRFPYRPNHIFAGLADIVVRLKEFEARQHC; via the coding sequence ATGCAGGATTTTTTCGACAAACAAGCTTTCATTCTGGATATGGACGGCGTCGTCTATCACGGCAATCTGCTGCTGCCCGGCGCCGTCGAATTCGTCGACTGGTTGAAAAAGCACGATAAGAAATTCCTTTTCCTGACCAACGCCAGCGAACGGACGCCGCGCGAACTGCAGGAAAAGATGGCCCGGCTCGGCATTCAACTTGAGGAGAAGCAATTCTACACCAGCGCCCTGGCCACGGCCGAATTTCTGTCCCGGCAGCAGCCGCAGTGCACCGCTTTCGTCATCGGCGAAGCCGGTTTGTTCAACGCGCTGTATGAGCGCGGCATTTCGATGAACGACACCAATCCGGATTATGTCGTCGTCGGCGAAACCCGCTCCTACGGTTACGAACGGCTGGAAAAAGCGACGTTCCTGGTCCAGGACGGTGCCAAATTGATCGGCACCTGTCCGGACGTCTCCGGGCCGAGCGAAGCCGGCACCATTCCGGGCACCGGAGCGCTGATTTCCCCGATCGAACTGGTCACCGGCAAGAAGGCCTATTTCGTCGGCAAGCCCAACCCGCTGATGATGCGCCGGGCCGGCAAACGCCTGGACGTGCCGAGCTGCGAGACACTGATCATCGGCGACCGGATGGATACCGACATCATCGCCGGCGTCGAATCGGAAATCGACACGGTGCTGGTCTTAAGCGGCGTCACTTCCGAACGGGACCTGCAACGCTTTCCCTACCGGCCGAACCATATTTTCGCCGGACTGGCCGACATCGTCGTCCGGCTGAAGGAGTTCGAAGCGCGGCAGCATTGCTGA
- a CDS encoding Type 1 glutamine amidotransferase-like domain-containing protein has translation MKFLSYGRNGRIATGLLAAVVMLCSCRQSGLPSPDAARPRRAVLAWGADAEIGRQIVAFSGIANPRILLFCAPAGDSEAAFAGARAMFAGQSDRIEAVPLLAAGIALAELREKVAGADIIWVCGGMTEWLAGAWERAALPDALRDAYEHGTVVAGYSAGAICWTVAGYNDFADGRFDLIAGCGALPILFCPHYQDAVWAGFDERLEQIEGAGTPAVAWALTDGAALFFTDGRAEIRFNSPAARACRFERDGAVWKKREFSPVRPEAE, from the coding sequence ATGAAATTTTTGTCGTACGGCCGGAACGGCCGGATTGCCACCGGCCTGCTGGCCGCTGTGGTGATGCTCTGTTCCTGCCGCCAGTCCGGCTTGCCGTCGCCGGATGCCGCGCGGCCGCGCAGGGCGGTCCTTGCCTGGGGAGCCGATGCGGAAATCGGGCGGCAAATCGTTGCATTCAGCGGCATTGCCAATCCGCGGATTCTGCTCTTCTGTGCGCCGGCGGGCGACAGTGAAGCGGCTTTTGCCGGGGCGCGGGCGATGTTTGCCGGCCAGAGCGACCGAATCGAGGCGGTGCCGCTGCTTGCTGCCGGTATTGCGCTGGCCGAACTGCGCGAAAAAGTCGCCGGGGCGGATATCATCTGGGTTTGCGGCGGCATGACCGAGTGGCTGGCCGGGGCGTGGGAGCGCGCCGCGCTGCCGGACGCGCTGCGCGACGCTTATGAACACGGGACGGTGGTCGCGGGTTACAGCGCGGGAGCAATCTGCTGGACGGTTGCCGGATACAATGACTTTGCCGACGGCCGTTTCGACCTGATTGCCGGGTGCGGTGCGCTGCCGATCCTGTTCTGCCCGCATTATCAGGATGCCGTCTGGGCGGGATTCGACGAACGGCTCGAACAAATCGAAGGCGCCGGAACCCCGGCGGTTGCCTGGGCGCTGACCGACGGGGCGGCATTGTTTTTTACCGACGGCCGTGCCGAAATCCGCTTCAATTCTCCGGCGGCCCGCGCCTGCCGTTTCGAGCGCGACGGCGCGGTTTGGAAAAAGCGGGAGTTTTCGCCGGTCCGGCCGGAGGCGGAATGA